A window from Electrophorus electricus isolate fEleEle1 chromosome 7, fEleEle1.pri, whole genome shotgun sequence encodes these proteins:
- the map2k2b gene encoding dual specificity mitogen-activated protein kinase kinase 2b: MAPKKRPLPLIIGGTGEAQTPASNIGAASEAHLEALQKKLEELDLDDQQKKRLEAFLTQKAKVGELKDDDFQHICELGAGNGGVVNQVCHKPSGLVMARKLIHLEIKQAIRNQIIRELQVLHECNSPYIVGFYGAFYSDGEISICMEHMDGGSLDQVLKEARRIPEEILGKVSIAVLRGLAYLREKHQIMHRDVKPSNILVNSRGEIKLCDFGVSGQLIDSMANSFVGTRSYMSPERLQGTHYSVQSDVWSMGLSLVELAIGRYPIPPPDAKELEAIFGRPVMNVAGGEMHGTSARPRPPGRPVSGHGPVMAIFELLDYIVNEPPPKLPHGVFTADFHDFVTKCLMKNPADRADLKMLMNHTFIKRSEVEEADFAGWLCKTMGFNQPSTPTRTTE, encoded by the exons ATGGCTCCCAAGAAAAGACCACTACCCTTAATAATCGGCGGTACAGGAGAAGCACAGACCCCAGCTTCTAATATCGGCGCTGCTTCAGA AGCACATCTAGAGGCCCTTCAAAAGAAACTAGAGGAGCTTGACTTGGATGATCAGCAGAAGAAGCGCTTGGAGGCCTTCCTCACGCAGAAAGCCAAAGTGGGAGAGTTGAAGGATGATGACTTTCAGCACATCTGTGAGCTGGGAGCAGGAAATGGTGGTGTGGTTAATCAAGTTTGCCACAAGCCCTCTGGACTGGTCATGGCCAGGAAG CTCATTCATCTTGAGATCAAGCAAGCAATCAGGAACCAGATCATTCGAGAACTTCAGGTCCTCCATGAGTGCAACTCTCCTTATATAGTAGGCTTTTATGGAGCTTTCTACAGCGATGGAGAGATCAGCATCTGTATGGAGcacatg GATGGCGGTTCTCTGGATCAGGTACTGAAAGAGGCTCGGAGAATTCCAGAAGAAATCCTGGGGAAAGTCAGCATTGCT GTTTTAAGAGGTCTTGCCTACCTCAGAGAAAAACATCAGATCATGCACAGAG ATGTCAAGCCCTCAAATATACTGGTAAACTCAAGAGGGGAAATCAAACTGTGTGACTTCGGAGTGAGTGGCCAGCTCATTGACTCCATGGCTAACTCTTTCGTAGGCACAAGGTCATATATGTCG CCGGAGAGACTGCAGGGCACTCATTATTCAGTGCAGTCAGACGTGTGGAGCATGGGGCTGTCTCTGGTAGAGCTGGCCATCGGCCGCTACCCGATCCCTCCCCCAGATGCCAAGGAGCTGGAGGCCATCTTCGGACGCCCTGTGATGAATGTAGCGGGGGGAGAGATGCACGGCACCTCCGCACGACCCAGACCCCCCGGCAGACCTGTCAGCG GACATGGGCCTGTCATGGCTATATTTGAGCTGCTGGATTACATTGTCAATGAG CCTCCACCTAAACTGCCTCATGGAGTCTTCACTGCTGATTTCCATGACTTTGTGACCAAATG TCTCATGAAAAATCCTGCAGACAGGGCAGACCTGAAGATGCTGATG AACCACACATTTATTAAGCGCTCAGAGGTGGAAGAGGCAGACTTCGCAGGCTGGTTGTGTAAAACCATGGGCTTCAACCAACCCAGCACCCCCACTCGGACAACTGAATAA